The sequence ATTCTTGCGCGATCCAAGGGCTGGCGGCCGAAAGGGTGACGAGCTGCCGCAATGCACCGGGGTTTTCAATCAATAGTAAAAGGTAAGCGCTACGACGCGCCACCGAGCGCACGAGCAGCAAAACGCGGCGCAGTGTTTCGCTGGGGGTGGCAGTATGAGCCAAGGCGTTTAGTAACCGAGGTATGAAGGCATCCAGGCGCTGACGACCTTCAGGTTGCATCATGACAACGTTGTGGCTCATGCGTAACTCTTCTAAAACTTCCAAACTCTTTATCGGTTCCTCGTGGCCATATTGCGCGAGTAATGCGAGATAAGCATCGGGGTCTTGAGAGTCTTGCCAGATACAATTCCAATCACAATCAGCGTTAAGTTCGGCTTCGGGCTTATCGTCTGGCGAGGCGATTACTTCCGCAAACTCGTCTTTAACGAGCTGTTGATGTTGCTGGAGTTGATGATAGAACGTATCCCAAGATGGGAAGCCAAGAACGACGGCAATACTCAAGCGTTGATCGGGGTCGCTTGGCAGTTTTTGGGTTTGTTTGTCTTGATAGCCTTGGATAGCGTGTTCGGTATTGCGTAAAAATTGATACGCGTTGGCTAATGCCGAAGCCTTGCCTGCGGGAAGGCAGTTGAGTTCTTCTAGCAATGGGAGAACAACCATTAAGCGGTTGTCTTGCAGTTGCGTATCGCGTCCGCCGCGTATCAGCTGAAAGGCCTGCGCAATGAACTCGATTTCACGGATGCCTCCGCCACCAAGTTTCACGTCATCGCCGAGTTTACGGCGGATCACTTCTTGGTTAATTTTTTTCTTGAGGTCGCGTAAAGCGTCTACCACCGAAAAATCGACGTAGCGTCGATAGGTAAAGCTGTTAATCAGTTGATTTAGCGTATTGATAGCGGAAGTGGCGCTGTTGCTGCCCGCGAGAGTGGTGGCTACCACGCGGGCCTTAATCATGGCGTAGCGTTCCCACTCGCGGCCCTGTGTTTGGTAGTAGTCTTCAAGCGCATTAAAATGGGCGACCAATGGCCCGCTTTGCCCATAGGGCCTTAAACGCATATCGACACGAAAGACGAAACCGTCGGCGGTAATTGCATCGAGGCTTTGAATCAGTAATTTGCCGAGTTTTATAAAGAATTCTTGATTGCTTATGGACCGCTTGCCTGCAGTTTCTCCGGTATCGGGGTAGGCGAAAATAAGGTCGATATCGGATGATAAATTCAGCTCGCCGGCACCCAGTTTACCCATGCCAATGACCAGCATTGGCTGTGCTTCGCCAAGTGTGTTGTGCGGCTCGCCGTGTTTTTTCAATAGCGACTGGTAGTGGGCGTCCATTGCGTGTTGAATACAGGTTTCGGCCAGCCAAGTAAGTTCTTGAGTGGTATGCAGGGTTTCGACTAAGCGGTTGAAGTCGCGCCAAATAATACCCACCATCGATTCGTTACGAAATTGTCGCAATGTTTGATTTAATGTATTCACATCGGCGCAGTTGTGCAGCCTGGCGGCACACTCTGTGGTGTAGTCGAGCTGTGTTTTCGGTGTGGTAAGCGCTCGGCTTTCGTCCATATCTAGCCAGTGCGGGTTGCGTTCGCATTGGGTTTGAACAAAGTCGCTGTGAGCGGTAGCCAGAAGAAATTGATCGGATAACGTTGCGTCACCCTGAGGGGCGGCCAGAAGCGTATCGAGAAACGGTTGTGCCCCTTGCTCTGCTAAAACTTGTAGAAAGCGCTGATAACGATCGCACTTATCGGTGGAGAAACCTTGTTGCTGCAGTTGGGCGAGTATATGGTTGGGCATGATGATATCGCTTTATGACGTATCGAGAGATTCACTATGGTAGCGATTTTAACGGTGCGGCTCTACCGAGCTCTAATTTAAATCAAAAAAACCGGATACCAAGATCCGGTTCTAGTGCAAACTCAACCTGAGTGGTCAAACAATAAATTTACCCATTTGGTTTTTGAGTTCTTGGCTTTCATTCGACAGCTGTTGTGAATTTTCGCTGATCACTTGTGCGTTACCGGCGACCTTTTCGGAGAGAGAAAATATGGCGGTGATAATTTTACTGACTTCGTTAGCCACAGAGCTTTGCTCGTTAGCCGCTGTGGCAATTTGATGGTTCATATCGTTGATAGTGGTGACGTTATCCTTAATCAGATCAAGCGACTCTTCTGCTTTTTGCGCCGTATCAATGGTTTCCTGTACCGATGAGATGCTGGTGTTCATAGAAAGGTGAGCTTCATCGGCGGCCTTTTGAAGTTGCAGGATAATCGATTCAATCTCTTCGGTAGACGTTTGGGTTTTTTGGGCGAGTGAACGTACTTCATCGGCGACCACGGCAAAACCACGGCCTTGTTCGCCGGCGCGAGCAGCCTCGATGGCCGCGTTAAGTGCAAGTAAATTGGTTTGTTCGGCAATAGAACGAATAACTTCCATAACCGAGCCAATGTTTTCGCTGTTGTCTTTTAGAATTTGAATTTTTCCGGCGGTCGCCTCTATTTGGCCCGTTAACTTATGAATAGTGGCTTGCGATGATTTTACTACCATGGTGCCGTTGATGGCGGCTTTACTCGTATCTTTTGTACGGTCTGCCGTCTGGCCAGCAGAACGCGCTACCTCGTCGGCTGAAGCGGATAACTCATTGAGCGCTGCGGCCACTTGTTCAATTTCACGCAACTGTTGGCCGGTTGAATCAACCGTGTCGGTTGTGGCTAAACTCATGTGATCAACGTTGACACTTACTTTGTCGGTCACCGTCATAACATTACGAATAATTTGTGCAATTTCGTCTATCACGTGATTAAAGTTTTCGGCGAGCTCGGCAATTTCATCATTGCCTTTAACGGGTAAACGGGTGGTGAGGTCACCACCACCTTCTGCAATTTTACGCAGGCGCGAGGTTACGATGGCAACCGGCGCGATAACAATGCTTTTGACAAAGAAATATAAGGTTATTAGCGCGGCGAGTGTGAGCGCGACGACCATCGCGATACTGGTGTTAATTTGGTTGCGTAAAATGCCTTCCATGGACTGCTTAGAAAACGAAATGTCGTAGCGGCCGATGAGCTGTTCTTCCCGGACAACCTCCAGGCCTTTCTGCAATACTTTTTCCGCACTATCACTGTCATCTTGTGAGCGTGCAGTGGCCAACTCCTTCCCCCGATGGTCGCTGATTCTAATTTCGTGAATGAGCGCCGTGTTAACCAATGAGGATGCAATAGCTTGAATTTGTTGAAAATCGTAAGCAAAAACAGGTTCTAACAGGGATGAATTGATAAGTTCAAGTTGGCTTTTAACATCGCTCTCGAATTGAGCCTGCTGACTTCGGGATATGACCTGATAGCTGACGATTAATATGAGCGTAGCGGCGATCAATATCATCGCGCTTGTCGCGAACATTAATCTAGTTGAAAGGGACTTCTTGATCATGTTGTTTACCTGTTATTTAACACCGATATCAGGCGCCAATAGGGGTATAGCGAGGCTATTTGTGGGGTTCCAGCCACTACAGCCGAGGAATTACCCAACGGTTTAGTAAGTCTAGACGATATTTCGGCGGTTACGGCTGTAGCTTTAATATGAGGCGGGTGTTCTCTAACAAGGCATGAAATTAGAGGGAGTTGTTATGGGTTGGGTGGCTGAAAGATAACGGTATTATTGCGCCCGCTGTTTTTGGCTTCGTAGAGTGCACGGTCAGCATGGTCGATCCAGACAGAAGGGTCGGTGACCGAGGCGTTGAGTTCTGCAATGCCTAAGCTTACGGTGAAATTAACGGCGTGACCCTCGTGTTCAACGGAAAGTGCCGCAATGGCATGACGTATACGCTCGGCCATTATTTGGGCGCCTTCAGCGTCGGTATCGACGAGAATGACGGCGAATTCTTCTCCGCCATAACGACCGGCTTGATCGACGTCGCGTACCTGATTACGCAAGGTGGCGGAGGTTTGTCGAATAACCTCGTCGCCGGTGGGGTGCCCGTACGTATCGTTAACCCGTTTAAAATGATCGATGTCGAACATGATGAGTGAGCTACAGCTGCCGTGACGCTGAAAACGCTTAAACTCTTGCTCTAGTTCGCCTTGCCACGCTTTTCGGTTCAGTAAACCGGTAAGGCCATCTACGCGGCTGAGCGTATGCAGTTGCGCGTTCACATCCTGAAGTTGTAGGCGATTCACTGCGACTTCGGTTACATCATAAATAATTAAACAGATATGGGTGACAGTACCGCGAGTATTGGTCAGCGGAATGAGAGTGCTGTTTTGGTACATGTAATCGGCTAGGCTAGTAATGGGCCTATAGCTCGCGAAGCGAAATAAGTAGGGGCGTTGCTCCCAAGTGGTGAAGGCAGCATTTTCCAGCATAAACACCGCTTCGGCTTTGCGTTTGAACCAGGCTTCGGGTACTTCGGGAAATACTTCAAATAGGTTATGGCCGAGTATTTCGTCGGGCGTTTTGGCACTGTGGTTTTGCATGAAGCTATTCCACAGTTGCATGTTAAATTCCTGATCGAGAATCACGAGACCTACATCGATATCTTGTAAGACATCCATGAGCCAGTGAAAATCGTTTAAAAAATCTTGCGTGTCAGTCATTGGGTATTAAGTGTGGCTCGGTGTGGTGGGCTAGGTTACTGGATGAGGTAGTCCAGCTTTTTTAGCACAATATCCAGTGAATTGTCGGTCATAACGATGAGCAGATCGCAATTCACATTGTAGCCTTCAAGCTGGTAGTTAATTTCGGTCACCAGTGCGTGGGACCAGCGCGAGTTGTTCTGGTCAAATATTTCTTTCAGTCGCATGTGCTGGCCTAAGACCATAGGCGGGCCGTAACTAAACTCCATGTCTATTTGTTCGGCAATACCTCTAAGGCAGGCGCCAAATAGCACGTTGGTGGTGTCCATGAGCAGTTCTCGTTCGGCCTGCTCATCTAGCGCGTCGTCATACTTCATTAACTGAGCAAGATCAGTAAAGCTCGTATCGTTAAATATCAGCATGGCTTCGCCTGAGATTCCGCCGCCAATAAAGCCTTGGCACACGCCGGAAACAGAGTCGTTTTTGTCGATGGAATGCAAAGCCATGGCAATATCGGAAGGCGCCATAACCTCTATATGCGGTATGGACAGTACTACAAAGGTGTCCAGTAAGCGCGCCAAACGGTCGCCCGCTTGGCCCATGGCCACATTGGTAATTTCCTGTAAGCAATCGCGTTGGTCTTCGCTGATGTTAAGAACGCTACTCATGTGTTATCCGGGAGAAATGCATCGTAATATCTATTCTAGTCGCGTGCGGCTAAAATGCCGGAAATTAACGTCGTGAATTTTGAAAACGTGGAATATTTATGCTGAAGTTTGAGATCTTACCGGTGACACCGTTCCAACAGAATTGCTCGGTTATTTGGTGCGAGCAGACACGAGAGGCCGCCGTTGTAGACCCTGGGGGCGAAATAGAGCGTATTGTTGCGCGGGTGCGCGAACTGGAAGTGACGGTTGTGAAAATAATCCTTACTCACGGTCATTTAGATCATGTGGGTGGTACGGCAGCGTTAAAAGCGGCGCTGAATGTGCCGGTTGTAGGGCCTCACAAAGATGATTTGTTTTGGTTGGATGCACTCGACCAGCAAGCGCAAATGATGAACTTTGCACCTGTAGCGTCATTTGAGACCGATCTGTGGTTGAATCATGGCGATACCGTTACAGTGGGTCATCAGACCTTAGAGATCTTGCTCTGCCCTGGTCATACGCCAGGACATGTTGTGTTGTTTGATAGAGAAAGCCGGCTGGCCTTTGTGGGCGATGTACTTTTTAAAGGCTCGATTGGACGAACCGATTTTCCTCGGGGTGATCATGCGGCACTGATTCACGCGATTAAGACACATTTATGGCCACTTGGCGATGATGTTACGTTTATTCCGGGCCACGGCCCGCTTTCCACGTTTGGTTTTGAGCGACAACATAACCCCTACGTAGGGGATGCTGATACGGGTCAAGCGCTTCCGTAATAATGCTGTTGTTCGATTGCCGCTTGGGCTACATTAATACGGCTAGCGGCGATCTCTCCTTCTTTTAACTTCTTTTTCTTTCCGGTGACAATCATGACCGATACGCTCGAGATGTTGGGTGCAGATTTCGATGAAAATTACGATGTTTTTATAGGCGATGCACTCGAGACAGGCTGTGTGTGGGGCCTTGAAAATAGCGAGGGGTGGGCGTTGTGTGGCTCCTTAAAAAACGACGATTTAGATGTAATGCCGCTGTGGTCACAGCCCGAATTTGCGCAGCTGCATTGTCGCGATGAGTGGAGCGGGTATGAGGTTGTACCTATTGCGCTCGAAGAGTTGTTGGACGATTGGCTGCCTCGCATGCATGAAGATTTATTGTTGATTGGTACAAACTGGAATGATGATTTAGAGGGGTTAGAAATTGAACCGCTTGATTTTATCGAAGATGTGGATAGCGCGGCCGAAACCCTAGTGTAAACGCTTGCCTCGGTGGCTTATTTTGCTGCGGGGGTCAAGTGCTTTTCGATCACCAGAGATTGCAGCCTTGTCATGACGGTTGAGGTGTTTTCGCTGGTTTGCCGCACATAGCGTATCGTTTTATCGGCGCCTACAAATACAACGCCAGGGGTACCTTCTACGTTATAACGCGCAGCGATGATGTCGGCTTTTAGGATAAGAGGCAGTTTTAAAACACGGCTATCGAAATAACTCACGGGATCGCCATCTTCCCAAATATTCATGGCAAATATTTTGACTTTTTCATGCGTCAGTGTGCGTTGGAATAGATTGATTTCTGGCAGTAATTCCCGACAAAACTTACACCAGCTTGCCCAGAACACCATAATTACCTCATTCCCTTGCTCTAGTTCCCCATAAAGGGAATGCATGTTTCCCCCTATATCACTCATCATCCAGTCCGGTGCCGTCATGCCGACGCGCAGTGTGCGTGAATCGTTGGCGTGCAGGGGGCCGGCGATTAACAGGCAAAAACAAATCAGTAGGCCGCGCGTAAAATGACGCCCTAAAGAAAGAGTGAAAAAAGTGGTCATAAAGCGATTAAACCAACGTTGGAGAGAGGGGGTGTGCCTAAGTAACAGCAGCATGGGTTTATAGAGTGTCATGGGTATCATTGGTTCCCAGTGGGTCACAAATCAATTGGCGACGTATAGGCGCCGTTAAGGTCCCGAGGGGGCATTGCTGAACACCCTGCTCATCGAAATTATCACCGCTTAACCATTGCTCGAAGGCTGGCTGGAGCTGCAGCCAATCGGCGTCAGTCATACCAAACCATGTCGTGTCGCGATTGTGGTTTTTTACCACCATTGCATTACGGAATAAACCTTCATATGAAAAGCCAAAGCGTAAGGCCGCTTTCTTAGAGCCTAGATTCAAAGCGTTACACTTCCACTCGCAGCGACGAAAGCCCAACGAAAAGACGTAACGCAAGAGTAAATAGACGGCTTCCGTTGCCAGTGGCGTTTTTTGCATTGAAGGAGAGAAAAGTACGTGCGCTAATTCAACCGAACCTTTTGCCGGTTCAATAGCCGCCAACGAAAACACACCCAAAGGTTCTTTGTGTGTATTGGTTATGCAGAAAAAAAGCGGGTCTAAGCCAAGTGCATGAGTGTGTAGCCATGCGGTGTAGTCTGAGAGGGTACGGAAAGGGCCATAGGGAAGGTAGGTCCAGACGGCATCGTGCGAACTTTGCTGTAGTTGAGCAAAAAGTGCGGCGGCATGACGTTCGATATTCAGTGGCACAAGACAGGCCTGTTGGCCGCGTATTGTCGTACCCTTGGGGGCTTTGGTGGTGCTCCCGTCTACTTTCAAACCAATCGGCTGACCAAGAGTGTTCAAATCGTAATCGATTGGTTGTAATTTGCCCATTGGGGGGGATAGAGGGCGCGCTTTCATCATACTTAAGCCACACGTTGGAGTTCTTATTTTCTGTAATCATGACATTTAATAGGGGATCTCTGCTAGAATTCCGCGCAATAATTCTCTAAAAAATTCTGGTGATTATGTCTGAGCCCACTGTTATTCCCTTCGCAGACGAACAGCTTCCGTTAAAAGAATTTACCGAAAAAGCCTACCTCGATTACTCCATGTACGTCATTTTGGACCGAGCGTTGCCTCACGTGGGTGATGGTTTAAAGCCTGTGCAACGGCGTATTGTTTACGCCATGAGCGAGCTTGGGCTGAAAGCGAGTGCAAAATTTAAGAAATCGGCGCGTACCGTAGGTGATGTTATTGGTAAGTTTCACCCACATGGCGATAGCGCAGCGTACGAAGCGATGGTGCTTATGGCTCAGCCGTTTTCCTACCGCTACCCGCTGGTAGAAGGGCAAGGTAACTGGGGTTCTCAAGACGATCCAAAATCGTTCGCCGCCATGCGATATACCGAGTCTCGGCTGTCGAAATATACCGAAGTATTGTTAACGGAATTATCCCAAGGCACAGTGGATTGGCTGCCCAATTTTGACGGTACCTTAGACGAGCCAAAAACATTGCCAGCGCGAGTTCCTAATGTATTGCTCAACGGTACAACGGGTATCGCCGTGGGTATGGCGACCGATATACCACCGCATAATTTACGGGAAGTAGTCGACGCTACGATTCATTTGCTGGAAAACCCTACAGCCACAATCGAAGACTTGTGCGGGTTTATTCAGGGGCCGGATATGCCTACCGACGCGGAAATTATTACCCCGCAGTCGGAATTACACAAAGTTTACGAAACGGGTCGTGGCAGTATGAAAATGCGTGCGATCTGGGCGGTGGAAGACGGTGATATCGTCATTCACGCGTTACCTCATCAAGTTAGCGGCGCCAAAATATTAGAACAAATCGCAGCACAAATGCAGGCTAAAAAGTTACCCATGGTGGCCGATTTGCGTGATGAATCGGACCATGAAAATCCAACACGCTTAATTATTGTACCCCGTTCGAATCGAATCGAATTAGAGCCGGTGATGAACCATCTATTTGCCACCACGGATTTAGAGCGCAGCTACCGTATCAATATGAATATGATCGGTATCGATGGCCGGCCAGGAGTGAAGTCGTTAGATAAAATTCTGCACGATTGGTTAAGTTACCGCATGGTAACGGTGCGCCGCCGTTTGCAACATCGTTTGGATTGGGTTGAACGCCGCCTACATTTGCTCGACGGTTTGCTTGTAGCGTTTTTAAATTTGGATGAAGTGATCCATATTATTCGTACCGAAGAGCATCCTAAGCAAGTGTTAATGGCTCGCTTTGAACTCTCAGAAGATCAAGCAAACTACAT is a genomic window of Teredinibacter purpureus containing:
- a CDS encoding GGDEF domain-containing protein, whose protein sequence is MTDTQDFLNDFHWLMDVLQDIDVGLVILDQEFNMQLWNSFMQNHSAKTPDEILGHNLFEVFPEVPEAWFKRKAEAVFMLENAAFTTWEQRPYLFRFASYRPITSLADYMYQNSTLIPLTNTRGTVTHICLIIYDVTEVAVNRLQLQDVNAQLHTLSRVDGLTGLLNRKAWQGELEQEFKRFQRHGSCSSLIMFDIDHFKRVNDTYGHPTGDEVIRQTSATLRNQVRDVDQAGRYGGEEFAVILVDTDAEGAQIMAERIRHAIAALSVEHEGHAVNFTVSLGIAELNASVTDPSVWIDHADRALYEAKNSGRNNTVIFQPPNP
- a CDS encoding DUF2750 domain-containing protein — protein: MTDTLEMLGADFDENYDVFIGDALETGCVWGLENSEGWALCGSLKNDDLDVMPLWSQPEFAQLHCRDEWSGYEVVPIALEELLDDWLPRMHEDLLLIGTNWNDDLEGLEIEPLDFIEDVDSAAETLV
- the glnE gene encoding bifunctional [glutamate--ammonia ligase]-adenylyl-L-tyrosine phosphorylase/[glutamate--ammonia-ligase] adenylyltransferase, coding for MPNHILAQLQQQGFSTDKCDRYQRFLQVLAEQGAQPFLDTLLAAPQGDATLSDQFLLATAHSDFVQTQCERNPHWLDMDESRALTTPKTQLDYTTECAARLHNCADVNTLNQTLRQFRNESMVGIIWRDFNRLVETLHTTQELTWLAETCIQHAMDAHYQSLLKKHGEPHNTLGEAQPMLVIGMGKLGAGELNLSSDIDLIFAYPDTGETAGKRSISNQEFFIKLGKLLIQSLDAITADGFVFRVDMRLRPYGQSGPLVAHFNALEDYYQTQGREWERYAMIKARVVATTLAGSNSATSAINTLNQLINSFTYRRYVDFSVVDALRDLKKKINQEVIRRKLGDDVKLGGGGIREIEFIAQAFQLIRGGRDTQLQDNRLMVVLPLLEELNCLPAGKASALANAYQFLRNTEHAIQGYQDKQTQKLPSDPDQRLSIAVVLGFPSWDTFYHQLQQHQQLVKDEFAEVIASPDDKPEAELNADCDWNCIWQDSQDPDAYLALLAQYGHEEPIKSLEVLEELRMSHNVVMMQPEGRQRLDAFIPRLLNALAHTATPSETLRRVLLLVRSVARRSAYLLLLIENPGALRQLVTLSAASPWIAQELAARPALLDELLDQRTLYHLPNKAELIDELRRATLRIAEDDLEEQMEALRYFRSAHALRVAACEITGSLPLMKVSDYLTWLAETLLDYILASVWQQMTTKHGYPDGEERPDANFVIVGYGKLGGFELAHGSDLDLVFIHNATPMGSTDGDARGKKSVDNQTFYMRLGQKIIHMLNTRMASGELYEVDMRLRPSGNSGMLVTTIAAFEKYQLNEAWTWEHQALVRARVVAGDTTLTPHFDGVRQRILEITRDTATLQKDVATMREKMRAHLGSDKHNDGTAAFHLKQDRGGIVDIEFMVQYAVLAWANKVPALTRFTDNIRILESLAQSNLLSAQEVDKLTSAYKALRSLGHRLTLQQQPSLVKADQLSEDVTIAREQVTRLWKTIVENDI
- a CDS encoding GNAT family N-acetyltransferase, translated to MMKARPLSPPMGKLQPIDYDLNTLGQPIGLKVDGSTTKAPKGTTIRGQQACLVPLNIERHAAALFAQLQQSSHDAVWTYLPYGPFRTLSDYTAWLHTHALGLDPLFFCITNTHKEPLGVFSLAAIEPAKGSVELAHVLFSPSMQKTPLATEAVYLLLRYVFSLGFRRCEWKCNALNLGSKKAALRFGFSYEGLFRNAMVVKNHNRDTTWFGMTDADWLQLQPAFEQWLSGDNFDEQGVQQCPLGTLTAPIRRQLICDPLGTNDTHDTL
- a CDS encoding MBL fold metallo-hydrolase; this encodes MLKFEILPVTPFQQNCSVIWCEQTREAAVVDPGGEIERIVARVRELEVTVVKIILTHGHLDHVGGTAALKAALNVPVVGPHKDDLFWLDALDQQAQMMNFAPVASFETDLWLNHGDTVTVGHQTLEILLCPGHTPGHVVLFDRESRLAFVGDVLFKGSIGRTDFPRGDHAALIHAIKTHLWPLGDDVTFIPGHGPLSTFGFERQHNPYVGDADTGQALP
- a CDS encoding methyl-accepting chemotaxis protein, encoding MIKKSLSTRLMFATSAMILIAATLILIVSYQVISRSQQAQFESDVKSQLELINSSLLEPVFAYDFQQIQAIASSLVNTALIHEIRISDHRGKELATARSQDDSDSAEKVLQKGLEVVREEQLIGRYDISFSKQSMEGILRNQINTSIAMVVALTLAALITLYFFVKSIVIAPVAIVTSRLRKIAEGGGDLTTRLPVKGNDEIAELAENFNHVIDEIAQIIRNVMTVTDKVSVNVDHMSLATTDTVDSTGQQLREIEQVAAALNELSASADEVARSAGQTADRTKDTSKAAINGTMVVKSSQATIHKLTGQIEATAGKIQILKDNSENIGSVMEVIRSIAEQTNLLALNAAIEAARAGEQGRGFAVVADEVRSLAQKTQTSTEEIESIILQLQKAADEAHLSMNTSISSVQETIDTAQKAEESLDLIKDNVTTINDMNHQIATAANEQSSVANEVSKIITAIFSLSEKVAGNAQVISENSQQLSNESQELKNQMGKFIV
- the parC gene encoding DNA topoisomerase IV subunit A gives rise to the protein MSEPTVIPFADEQLPLKEFTEKAYLDYSMYVILDRALPHVGDGLKPVQRRIVYAMSELGLKASAKFKKSARTVGDVIGKFHPHGDSAAYEAMVLMAQPFSYRYPLVEGQGNWGSQDDPKSFAAMRYTESRLSKYTEVLLTELSQGTVDWLPNFDGTLDEPKTLPARVPNVLLNGTTGIAVGMATDIPPHNLREVVDATIHLLENPTATIEDLCGFIQGPDMPTDAEIITPQSELHKVYETGRGSMKMRAIWAVEDGDIVIHALPHQVSGAKILEQIAAQMQAKKLPMVADLRDESDHENPTRLIIVPRSNRIELEPVMNHLFATTDLERSYRINMNMIGIDGRPGVKSLDKILHDWLSYRMVTVRRRLQHRLDWVERRLHLLDGLLVAFLNLDEVIHIIRTEEHPKQVLMARFELSEDQANYILDTRLRQLARLEEMKIRGEQDLLATERDKLQKILDSARRLKTLIRKELEEVAAEFGDDRRSPIVSRAEAQAFNETDLMTSEPVTVVLSDKGWIRSAKGHDIDPTSLSYKAGDSFKLVARGKSNQYTLLLDSTGRSYAIVTHTLPSARGQGEPITGRLNPPSGAVIEGMLMGEEAQQVLMASDAGYGFIATLADMYTKNRAGKALLSLPKGGRVLAPQVLDTPEELWLAAISNEGRLLVFPITELPQLSRGKGNKIINIPAARVQAREEFVIALVAIDKRQCLKVNSGKRHLTLKFKDLEHYRGERGRRGNKLPRGFQKVDSVVVE
- a CDS encoding TlpA family protein disulfide reductase, which gives rise to MTLYKPMLLLLRHTPSLQRWFNRFMTTFFTLSLGRHFTRGLLICFCLLIAGPLHANDSRTLRVGMTAPDWMMSDIGGNMHSLYGELEQGNEVIMVFWASWCKFCRELLPEINLFQRTLTHEKVKIFAMNIWEDGDPVSYFDSRVLKLPLILKADIIAARYNVEGTPGVVFVGADKTIRYVRQTSENTSTVMTRLQSLVIEKHLTPAAK